Within the Bacillus sp. FSL K6-3431 genome, the region TGAATAAATCCCCAACGAGAGGGAGGACGATTGGGAATGCTCCGGCAGCACCAATACCTTGTAAAATTCGTCCGAGGATGATCCACATAAAGGCAGAGTCCAATTGCCAAGATGCCCATCCCGCTACAATTCCCCCAATGCCAGTAATGATCAATGATGGGACTATTACGATTTTTCTTCCAAACTTATCTGAAAGATAACCCGCAATTGGAATAAGCAAAATTGCTACAATGGAATAAACGGTGATAATATAGCTTGATTGCAGTTTGGTAATATCTAGTTTCTTTTCTAATTGAGGTAAAATTGGTATGAGCATGGAATTCCCTAGTGTCATAATCAGCGGGATAGATGCGATTGAAAGGATGGCCCACTTTTTTTCGGATATTCCATTTCCAGAAGTTTCTTCATGATGGTTTTGTTCCATGGCTATTTCCCTTCACACGTTATAATATTAATATGGACTATTTATTCTTTTTTAATCTAATCATTTTTTGATTTCCTTATAAGGAGGATTCATATGTTAAAAACATCTATTAATATTGGTAGACCGCAATTAATAAGCCATGGGTATGGGTAAACATAAGAAAAAGGTCTATTCAAACAGCGTCACTTAATAAACATGCGCTAGAGTTTAGAGGAGGGTGAGGTAGAGCAAGGTACAAAGCTTATATTAAAAGCTTGTCCTAATCCAGGAATGATAATTGCAGGCCTACATCGTGTATTTTTTCATGATCGTAAAAACTATAGTGCGATTGAAAGTATCGTAATAGCTCCCGAACTTGCAGATGCAACGCGCGCGACATGATTGAAAAGCTTTTGCCAATGAAAAAGCTTTAATCAAATAAATCGGGTGGTTTACCCGTTCGGATTATTGAAATTATTGCTTTTCCATCACTATAGTGATTTTCTCCATATTGAATAGGAAGAAGGGCAAAGAAAATATAATAAACAGAAAAATACACAAATTGGTAAAAGAATATATGCTTTGGAATAAGCCCAATAAAGATAGATGTGTTCACCAATACAATGGCCAGGATATTAAAGATTATTCCACCTGCATGAACAAGACAATGACTTAACTTATTGTTTATTTTTAATTTCCGATAATGGCATTTGGAGTCGAAAAAATAAAGTAGTCGTAATTCAAAAATACCGCGAGAGAATATACGTTTCCCTCTACCTAAAACTAATTTAATTTGACCGCCGAAAATACTTGCAAAGAATAGATGGCCTAAGGAATGAATGAGAGCAACGATAGGTAAGGTAATGAAAAAGGCGAATACAAATGTGATTGTATCATTAAATGTAAACAAATTAGGCCTCCCCATTAAATGTAATGAGTGGAACACTACATGTTTACACTGATTCAGTCATATTTAAACTTCTTCCTAGAGCTTTTCCGAAATGGAAATCTCAGTGAATTGTAAATCACTTCCTTTAGGGATTCTCACTTCTAATATATTGTCTTGTACTTCGGCTGTGGCTCCTTTTTTTTTAACGACACATGGAAGGATTATTACCTTTTTACTTCCTTCTTCATGAATATTTTCTATAATTGCTTGATTCGAAGTGTGAAATATACGTAATTGATTAATGGATACGTTCTTTGGTAATGTCAATCGTATATATACGTAGTCAAATGTCTCAAATACACTAGGCTCTAGTTCAACATGTTTTGATTGACTTTGATCCCTTTCTTGTTGATTGTAATGATCCCCAAAAGGAGGCATATTTAGCTTTTGCATCATATCATTTACATAGGATTGAACATCACTTGGCTTCATTTCCTCTGCCATTTTTTTTAACTCGTCTTTAAATGGAAAGTTTCCCCAGGGAATCATGTTTTTCACCCCCATTGTCTTTACCTTTATTACCATATATATGCACCATTTTGAAAAAAGAAAGTGAAAATGCATGTGAAAAAAATTAAATAGGTATATTTAAACAAAACAATTTGATTTTTTATTCAATAGTAGTAAGATTGTATATGGTTTAATCGTTCCATAAGGAAGTAAGGACTGGTTATGTAATGTTATTAGCAAATACTTGTCATGGAAACAATGTATTTGAGATTACTCTTTAAATTGCTCATTTACAGTGTTAAAATGGAGGTGTAAGCGTTTTTTGAAAATGCTTCAGTAATAATACATAAATATATCATTTCATTTATCAATGAAAACTATCGTCGAAAATAGTGGAGGCGTATTATTAATGAGTAAACATGCGTCATATCAAGGTACACCATGGGAAAATTTCTCCGGACCAAACCTTGGGTATGTAATGGAAATGTACGAACATTATGTAAAAGACCCGAAAAGTGTAGATCTAGAACTGAAGGAATTATTTGATCAATGGGGAGCACCTTCAGCAGAAAGTGATTCAGAAACGACAAAAGGACAAGCTGATGTTTCATTTCAAATGCCAGCCAATCCAGATATGTATAGTAAAATTGTTGCTGCTGTAAAATTGGCAGACAATATACGTACATATGGGCATCTTGCGGCGGACATTAGACCTTTAGTCAAAAAGCGGCCAGAGATCAGAAGAATTGATTTAGCGGAATTTAAGTTGACTGAAGAAGACTTAAAAGAAATTCCAGCATCATTTATATCACCAAATGCACCATCAGATTTAAAAAACGGCCTTGATGCAATTAAGCATTTAAGAAAAGTATATACGCATAAATTGGCTTTTGAATATCATCAAGTACATGATTTAGAAGAAAAAAATTGGCTCCAGCAACAAATTGAGTCAGAAAGTTTTTATCCTAATCTATCAAAAGAAGAAAGACTCGCATTATTGACTCGTCTTGCTGAAGTCGAAGGCTTTGAAAAATTCATTCATCGGACGTTTGTAGGTCAAAAGAGATTTTCCATTGAAGGGCTAGATTCGCTAGTTCTATTGATGGATCAAATCATTGGTTCTACGGTAAAAACGGGTACTCGCACTGTTAATATCGGAATGGCTCACCGTGGTCGTTTAAATGTTTTAGCTCATGTTCTTGAAAAACCATATAAATTAATTTTTTCCGAATTTCAACATGCACCAAATAAAGATTTAATCCCTTCAGAGGGATCAATTGGAATAACTTATGGTTGGACAGGTGACGTAAAATATCACTTGGGGGCTGACCGCAAAGTTAAACGAGGAAGCACAGCAAACACAAGAATCACATTAGCTAACAATCCGAGTCATTTGGAAGTTGTTGGACCAATTGTAGATGGTTATACACGAGCAGCTCAAGAAGATCGAAATAGAACTGGTTACCCTGAACAAGATGTGGCAAGTTGCGTTGCCATTTCTGTCCATGGCGATGCTGCTTTTCCTGGAGAAGGAATAGTACAGGAAACGTTAAATATGGGGCGATTAAAAGGCTATGATACAGGTGGGACACTTCATATTATCGCAAATAATATGATTGGTTTTACAACTGAAAGCGCTGATTCAAGATCGACAACATATGCGTCAGATATAGCGAAAGGCTTTGAAGTACCAATTGTCCATGTGAATGCAGATGATCCTGAAGCTGTAGTTGCAGCTGCGGAACTTGCTTATAAATATCGACAAAAGTTTCATAAAGATTTTGTCATTGATTTAGTTGGATATCGTCGTTTTGGTCACAATGAAATGGATGAACCAATGGTTACAAATCCATTAATGTACACTGCGGTTCATAACCATCCAACTGCCAAAGAAATTTATTCTGATCGTCTTATTGAAAAAGGCTTACTGACAAAAGTAGAGTCTTCAAAAATGGATGAAGATATACAAGCGAAATTGCAAAAAGCTTATGATTCAGTAGTGAAAAATAATGAAGACCGGGATACAGCAATGGATCCTCCAGCAAATGTAGTAAATTGTCATAAAGAATGGAAAACGAAGGTTAGCCTAAACGTATTAAAAACGATAAATCAAGAACTTCTACAATGGCCAGAAAGCTTTAACGTATTCCAAAAGCTTAGCCGTATTTTAAAACGTAGAGAAAATATTACTGCAGGCGAAGGGAAAATCGATTGGGCACATGCAGAGTCACTTGCTCTAGGCTCGATATTAATTGATGGGACACCTATTCGCTTTACCGGCCAAGATTCTCAACGGGGAACATTTGCCCAAAGGAATCTAGTTTTACATGATGAGAAAACAGGTAAAGAGTTTATTCCTTTACATCATTTAACCGATTCAAAATCTACATTTGTTGTTTATAATAGTCCATTAACGGAAGCAGCTGTTGTTGGATTTGAATATGGATATAATGTGTTTGCACCAGAGACACTCGTTATTTGGGAAGCACAATTTGGCGACTTCGCCAATATGGCACAAGTATATTTTGACCAATTCATTTCATCTGGCAGGGCCAAGTGGGGACAAAAATCTGGTTTAGTTATGTTATTACCACATGGGTACGAAGGACAGGGGCCA harbors:
- a CDS encoding 2-oxoglutarate dehydrogenase E1 component, with amino-acid sequence MSKHASYQGTPWENFSGPNLGYVMEMYEHYVKDPKSVDLELKELFDQWGAPSAESDSETTKGQADVSFQMPANPDMYSKIVAAVKLADNIRTYGHLAADIRPLVKKRPEIRRIDLAEFKLTEEDLKEIPASFISPNAPSDLKNGLDAIKHLRKVYTHKLAFEYHQVHDLEEKNWLQQQIESESFYPNLSKEERLALLTRLAEVEGFEKFIHRTFVGQKRFSIEGLDSLVLLMDQIIGSTVKTGTRTVNIGMAHRGRLNVLAHVLEKPYKLIFSEFQHAPNKDLIPSEGSIGITYGWTGDVKYHLGADRKVKRGSTANTRITLANNPSHLEVVGPIVDGYTRAAQEDRNRTGYPEQDVASCVAISVHGDAAFPGEGIVQETLNMGRLKGYDTGGTLHIIANNMIGFTTESADSRSTTYASDIAKGFEVPIVHVNADDPEAVVAAAELAYKYRQKFHKDFVIDLVGYRRFGHNEMDEPMVTNPLMYTAVHNHPTAKEIYSDRLIEKGLLTKVESSKMDEDIQAKLQKAYDSVVKNNEDRDTAMDPPANVVNCHKEWKTKVSLNVLKTINQELLQWPESFNVFQKLSRILKRRENITAGEGKIDWAHAESLALGSILIDGTPIRFTGQDSQRGTFAQRNLVLHDEKTGKEFIPLHHLTDSKSTFVVYNSPLTEAAVVGFEYGYNVFAPETLVIWEAQFGDFANMAQVYFDQFISSGRAKWGQKSGLVMLLPHGYEGQGPEHSSGRVERFLQSAAENNWTVANLSTSGQYFHMLRRQAAMLNKEGVRPLVIMTPKSLLRHPLAAADIQDLAEGSFQPVLEQKGLGNNHDSVERIVLCSGKIAIDLEEHVKDKKDVEWLHILRVEELYPFPSQELSAIFTRYPNAKELVWVQEEPKNMGGWLHVEPYLRKIASEGAEVKYIGRRRRSSPSEGDPTIHRKEQTRIIQTAFTK
- a CDS encoding Hsp20/alpha crystallin family protein, yielding MIPWGNFPFKDELKKMAEEMKPSDVQSYVNDMMQKLNMPPFGDHYNQQERDQSQSKHVELEPSVFETFDYVYIRLTLPKNVSINQLRIFHTSNQAIIENIHEEGSKKVIILPCVVKKKGATAEVQDNILEVRIPKGSDLQFTEISISEKL